From the Clostridium cagae genome, the window ATGTTCTCAACTGCTTTAGTAACAACATTGTTATTGACAGCAAGTTTTGCTTTATATCCTTCTGATAATAATGTTTTGTAACATGCGTGGGCTAATGTTTCAGCAGCTAATGTTATATGTCCTCCAGCTAAATTCAAGCTATTTGCTCTTCTACAAGCTCTTGCTTCAAAATAAGTTGCTAGTGCATCTCCCATACCAGAAATTAATAATCTTGATGGAGCATTAACTATAATTTTTGTATCTAGTAAGACAATATCAGGATTTTTCTTTAATATTAAGTATTTATCGAAAATACCATTATCTGTATAAATAACAGATAATGCACTACAAGGAGCATCTGTAGAAGCAATTGTTGGAGCTATTACTACAGGAGCATCTTCATAATATGCTACAGCTTTAGCAGTGTCTAAAATTTTACCCCCACCTACTCCTATAACAACATTACAATTATTCTCTTTAAATGATTTTTGTAATCTCATAATTTCAGTTTCTGAGCATTCTCCATTAAATATTTCAAATGTTAAATTTTCATCGTTATTAGAAAAACTATTTTTTATAGTGTTAGATACTCTTTTCATTCCAGAGGTACTAATGATTACAAAAAAGTTATCCCCTAAATTTCTAGTATGTGTTGCTATATTTTCAAGTTCGCCATTTCCTTGAACATATTTACCTGGTGAAATGATAATATTTGCCATAATTATTCCTCCTAAAATATATAAAATAATACAAATCTAGTATAGCATATATAATTCAAAATATGGTTTATGTTACAAATTTTAATAAACAAGAAAATTATTATATATTTTTAAATTTCATTATTAAACTATAAAAAGTAAAATAAATAATAAAAAAATATATATAAATAATGTTAAAAATAATAAATTAATAAAAAATGCAAAGAAATATAAAGAAAAATGTAAAAAGTACGATTATATAGATTAAAGATAATAATATGTTTAGAAAGGTGTGATTATTTTGAATAGTAATAATATAAAAGTAAACACCATTCAAAAGAAATTACTTGTAAATATAACTTTAATGATATTAATTCCTATAATAATATTAGGAATTATGACAACTATGCTGACTATAAAATCTAATAATAAAAACTTTGAATTTAATTCAAATACTTTAGCAAATATAGGTGATAGCATTATAGCTGATGAAATTAATTATCATAAAGATATTTTAAATTCATTAAGCCATTTAAATTCATATTCATCTATTGATGATGAGTATGATGTTTTAAGAAAACAATTTAGACTATTAACTCAATCGGATGAAAATATATTGAATATATATTTTGCTAACACTGATGGTAAAATAGTTCAATTATTAGATAATGAAATACCTGCGGACTTTGATCCGAGAGAAACGGAATGGTATAAAAAATCAGAAGAAAATAAATACGAATTTTATATCCAAAATCCATATATGGATATAATAACTAATAAAAATGTTATAACAATATCAAGGGCTATTGTTAATGATGATTTTAGAGGGGTAATATCTATAGATATAGATTTAAGTTCTTTATCTGAAGAATTATCTAATATAAAATATGGACAAACAGGTAATACTGTAGTTGTTGATTTAACAGGAAAAATAGTATCTTCTATTAATCCTAGCGAAATAGGCACAGATGAAGCAACTAAATATAGTACCTGGGATTATATATGTAACAATGATTCTGGACAAACTATGATACAGGATAATAACAAAAAGTATAAAGCATATTTTATGACATCAGAAGAAACAGGATGGAAAATAATAGTCAGAATACCCAATAATGAATTTAGGGAGAATGAAAGATTTTTTGTTGTACTAATTTGTGTTGCTATAGTTATACTAACAATAATTAGTTCATTATTTTGTTTAAATATTTCAAAAAAAATAGGTGGAAATATTAAGAAGATAAGAGATGGTCTTGATAAGGCAGCAAATGGCGATTTTAGAGAAGAAATAAGTGTAGATTCTAATGATGAATTTTTAGTACTAGCTCAAAGTTTTAATTATATGAAAAATAATGTATATGAATTAATTAAAGATGTAGATAATTCATCTAACAATGTAAATAATACATCTATAAATTTAGCTAATATGAGCGAAGAAGTATCAGCATCAATGTTACAAGTAAGTGAAACTATCAGTGAAATATCTAGAGGAACAATGGAATCTTCAAGCAGTCTTGAAGATGTATCTGGTAAGGTAGAAAATTTATCAAAGCAAATAGATAAAATATCTACAATTACTAACAATGTTAATGAAATGGCAATGACAACAGATAATTTAAGTAAGCAAGGTATTGCTACAGTAGAAACTATAATACAAAAATCTTATGAAACTAAGATAAGCACCGAAGAAGTTAAAAATGTAGTTATAGAGGTTTCTAATAGTGTAATAAAAATAGGTGCTATGAATGAAACTATAAGTCAAATAACAGAACAAACCAACTTACTTGCTTTAAATGCTGCAATAGAGGCTGCAAGAGCAGGGGAATCAGGGAGAGGTTTTGCTGTTGTAGCAGAGGAAATAAGAAAGCTTGCTGAACAAACATCAGGGTCAGCTAAACAAATAGATGAAATAATAAAAGATATAAAAGATAAATCTATATTGGCAGCTAAGACAGTGTCTAAAACCAGTGATACAGTACAAGGACAAGAAGAAGCTGTGCAAGCATCACAAGGGATTTTTACAGATATATTATCAGCTGTAGAAAATTTATCAGATAGTGTAAAAGAAATATATGATGGAGTAGGATATATTAACACAATGAAAAATGGTGTTGTAGATCAAGTACAAAATTTATCGGCTATACTTGAAGAAACAGCGGCAGGTTCAGAGGAAGTGGCAGCTTCAGCACAAGAAGTTACAAGAGCTACAGATGAATTTGTAGAAAACTCAAATAATTTAAGGGAATTATCAAACAATCTAAAAGATAATTTAGAAAAATTTAAATTATAAACATAGGTTGATTGTTTGCACTGAATTTTAAAGATTTATTATTAAAAAATAACTTAATTAAAAGGAATAAGATCATAGTGTCTTATTCCTTTTTTGTTAGTGAGTTTTGTGATTGTGTATAGAAAGATATATAATAAATTAGTATAATATCAGGTATACGATTTATTTTATGAGAAAGAGGACAGTTTAATTGACTATTTAATTTGAAGTTTTAATATTAGTAATGAAACTTTATATAAAATAGCGGTAAATTTAAAATAATTGAAAAGGTGAATAAAATTAATGAGAAAATTTAAAAGAGTATATATAGAAATAACTAATATTTGCAATTTAGAATGCAATTTTTGCCCCAAGACAAGTAGAAAATTAAAATTTATGGATGAGGAATCTTTTGAACATGTTTTAAAATCTGTAAAACCATATAGTGATTATGTTTATTTTCATTTAATGGGTGAGCCATTTTTAAATTCTAATCTTGAAAAGTTTTTAGATTTAAGTAATAAGTATAAAATAAAAGCTAATATTACTACAAATGGGACATTAATAAATGATGTGAAGGATATATTGATTAAATCACCAGCGTTAAGACAAGTAAATATTTCACTTCATAGTTTTGAAGCTAATAATAAGGAAATAAAATTTGAAGAATATATAGAAAATATAATAAGCTTTTGTGAAGAAGCTACAGAAAAAAGTAATATAATTTGTTCATTAAGATTGTGGAATTTAGATACAAGATATAAAGCAAGTAATGATATGAATATAGACATATATAGTATTCTTGAAGAAAGATTTAATTTAGATTATAACTTAAAAGATATATTAAGGGAAAAAAATAGTGCTAAACTTTCTAAAAATGTATATTTAAGCATGGGGGAAAAATTTAAATGGCCATCAATCAATAGTGAAGAGTTAGGAGAAAGAGCTTTTTGCTATGGATTAAGAGATCAAATAGGCATATTAGTAGATGGAACAGTTGTACCATGCTGTCTAGATAGTGAAGGTAATATACCACTTGGCAATATATTCGAAAGTGATTTAGAAGAAATTTTAAATTCTAAACGAGCTAAAGATATGTATGATGGCTTTTCAAGAAGAGTTGCAGTAGAAGAGTTATGCAAAAAGTGTGGCTTTATAAACAGGGTGAGATGATATTTATTAAAAAAATTACAATAACTAAAAATTACAATAATGTGAATACATATGATAAATTTGGTCAATGCTCCTAGTAAGGAGTGATGAATATGAAATACAACAAGAAAAAATTATCAGTTATATGTATTTTAATGTTAGCAATTATATTTTCTTTAACTTATTATTTAGTAGACAAATCTGTTAATAATAAAAATTTACTTCAAACTTCACAAGAAAAAGTTAATACAGATGTTGAGATAAATAAACTAGAAGATAGTGTTAAGGTAGCGCTATTTGCTGGTGATAAAAAAGAGAGTGACATGACTGTTGCTCAAATAAAACAACAGTTAAATATAGATGGTGATCTAACTAAAGAGGAATTAATAAAAATATTAAAAAATAGTGGTTATGCATTAGATCTTACATCCAATAGTCAAATTATGTTTAAGAGAGATACTTCAAATGCATTAGAACCTAATAAATATTACATTGGTGAAAAAGATGGATATTTAGCTATATATCAGACAGATGAAAAAGGGAATGCATCTATAAAAAATAGTGAAGATGTTTTTTTAGATAATAAGCCAATAGAAAATTTACGTGATGTAGATAAGTCTAAAATAAAGAATTTTGAACTTAAATACAATACAAAAGATGAAGCAGAAGAAAGTGTATCTGAATTAATATCATAATATTTATGTTTTAAAGGTTATGCCATTGTTAAATTTTATTTTAATAATAGTATAACTTTTTTGCTTGTATTTTTAATTGAAAGATTTCTTATAAAATGATAAAGTATAAGTTAGGTTTCAATTACAAAATAATAATAATATGCCACGCCATTATTTCTACATTAAGGTTGAAAAAGGTGTACGGCTAAAAAAATCGATGGCTCCGAAGTCAGATTGACGATTTTTTATTTTAAACTATAGGGGGATTGTTTTGGATGTATGAATATATAAAAGGTGAATATATGGGAATAAACAAAGATTATATCATTATTGAAAATAATGGAATAGGATATAAAATATTTACTTCAGGTGCAACCATGTCTTCAATGCCATGCTGTGGTGAAAAAATAAAATTGTATATTGAACAAATTGTAAGAGAAGATTTTATTGGATTATATGGTTTTGAATCTTTAGAAGAGTTAGAAATGTTTAAAATGTTACTTTCGATAAATGGTGTTGGAGCTAAAGCAGCTTTGTCATTATTATCTATAAGTCGTTTAAATAATTTAAAATATGCAATAATTACTGGAGATGAAAAACATCTTTGTAGAGGTGTTGGTATAGGTAAAAAGACAGCTGCTAGGATTATATTAGAATTAAAAGATAAGTTAAAGACAGATGAATTACTAAATTGTATAGATGAATTTGATGATGTAACACAAGACAACTCACTTGCTATTTCAGAAGCATTAAGTGCATTGATTTCTTTAGGATATACAGAAAAAGAAGCAGAAAAAGTGCTTAGAGACGTGGATAAATCTGAAAGTGTTGAAAATATTATAAAAAGTGCATTAGTTAAACTAATGGGATAAAATAAAGTGTTTAATATATAAGTGGGGGTGTGTTTATGGAAAGAATAGTAACTCCAGCTGAAATGTTTGAAGATGGAAATTCTGAACTTAGCTTAAGACCACAAAAAATAAATGAATATATAGGTCAAGATAAAGTAAAAGAAAGATTAAATATATTTATAAAGGCCGCTAGAAATAGAAAAGAAGCCCTTGATCATGTACTTTTATATGGTCCACCTGGACTTGGAAAGACTACTTTAGCTAATATTATTGCCAAGGAAATGACTGGAGATTTAAAAATAACATCAGGTCCGGCAATAGAGAGAGCAGGGGATTTAGCAGCTATATTAACTACACTAAAAGATTATGATGTTTTATTTATTGATGAAATACATAGATTAAATAGAAGTGTTGAAGAAATCTTATATCCTGCGATGGAAGATTATGCATTAGACATTGTTATTGGTAAGGGTGCGGCTGCTAAATCTATAAGACTTGATTTACCAAAATTCACATTGATAGGTGCAACTACTAGAATAGGAATGCTAACATCTCCATTAAGAGATAGATTTGGTGTACTTTGTGCAATGGAATATTATGATGAAACTCAATTAAAGGAAATTGTGATAAGAAGTGCGGCTGTATTTGGATGTAAAATTACTGAAGAGGGAGCTTTGGAAATTGCAAGTAGATCTAGAGGGACTCCTAGAATAGCTAATAGACTATTGAAAAGAGTTAGAGATTACTCTGAGGTAAAATCCAATAAAGTAATTTCTTTAAAAGAAGCAAGAGATGCATTAGAATTACTAGAAGTAGATAATCAAGGATTTGATAAGGTTGATAATAAAATATTAGAAGCAATTATAGATAATTTTAATGGTGGGCCAGTTGGAATAGAAACTTTATCTTATTTTATAGGTGAAGAATTAGGTACAATTGAGGATGTTTATGAACCGTACTTACTTCAAAAAGGGTTCATAGTAAGAACACCACGAGGCAGAATTGCAAGTGATAAAGCTTATAAACATTTAGGAAGAGTTAATAATAAAAACAATAATTCAAATAAAGGACAAACAAGTTTTTTTAATAGTTAGGAGAAGCGATAACAATGAACGTAAAAGACTTTGATTTTTATTTACCAGAGGAATTGATAGCTCAACATCCTTTAGAAAAAAGAGATACTTCAAGACTTATGGTTTTGGATAAAGAAACAGGAGAAATATCTCATAAGAATTTTTATGACATTATAGATTATTTAAATGAAGGTGATACTTTAGTATTAAATAATACAAGAGTAATGCCAGCCAGATTAATTGGTGAAAAAGAAGGTACAAGTGGAAAAATAGAATTCTTACTATTAAAAAGAGTAGAAAAAGATAGATGGGAATGTCTAGCTAAACCTGGAAAATCAGCAAGAGTAGGGAGAAGGTTTACTTTTGGTGATGGGAAGTTAAAGGCAGAAGTAGTAGAAGTTAAAGACAATGGTAATAGAATAGTAGAGTTTTATTATGAAGGTATATTTGAAGAAGTGCTTGATTCACTAGGAGAAATGCCATTACCACCTTATATCCATGAAAGATTAGAAGACAGAGAAAGATATCAAACAGTATATTCTAAGGAAAATGGATCAGCAGCAGCACCAACTGCAGGTCTTCATTTTACTGAAGAATTATTACATAAAATAAAAGATAGAGGTATTAATATTGCTTATGTAACTTTACACGTTGGTCTTGGAACATTTAGACCAGTTAAAGTTGACACTATAGAGGATCATGAAATGCATTCAGAATATTATCATCTTTCAAAAGAAGATGCTGAAGTAATAAATGCAACTAAAAAAAGAGGTAATAAGGTTATTTCAGTAGGTACAACATCTACTAGGACTCTAGAAACAATAGCAGATGAAGATGGCAATGTAAAAGAAACAAATGGGTGGACTAATATATTTATATACCCAGGATATAAATTTAAAGTGGTTGATAGACTAATAACTAATTTCCACTTGCCAGAGTCTACATTGATAATGCTTGTTTCAACTTTAGCAGGAAAAGAACATGTAATGAATGCATACGAAGAAGCTGTTAAAGAAAAATATAGATTCTTCTCATTTGGAGATGCTATGTTTATAAAATAATGATAATTTTTGAGTACATTGATGAGGTGACATAGTCAAGTGTCTCAATTATAAATAAAGAGCTAAAAAATAAATAGCTCTAGTTAATTTTCCTAATACTATTAAGGAAATTTAAAAAATTATAATTAAGAGGTGACGCTTGTGAGTAAAAGATATACTTTATTAAAAAAGGATGGAAAAGCTAGAAGAGGAGAATTTGTAACTCCTCATGGGACTATACAAACTCCAGTATTTATGAATGTAGGTACATTAGCAGCTATAAAAGGTGCAGTATCAAGCATGGATTTAAAAGAAATAGGATGTCAAGTTGAATTATCTAATACATATCATTTACATTTAAGGCCTACTGATAAGGTTGTTAGTAAATTAGGTGGATTACATAAGTTTATGAATTGGGATAGACCAATACTTACTGATTCAGGTGGATTCCAAGTATTCTCACTTTCAGCTATGAGAAAGATAAAAGAAGAGGGTGTTTACTTTAATTCTCATATAGATGGAAGAAAAATATTTATGGGACCAGAAGAATCAATGCAAATTCAAAGTAATTTAGCATCTACGATTGCAATGGCTTTTGATGAATGTATACCTAACCCTTCAACAAGAGAATATGTTGAAAGATCAGTAGCAAGAACTACAAGATGGCTTGAAAGATGTAAAAATGAAATGGATAGATTAAATACACTTCCAGATACAATTAATAAAGAACAAATGTTATTTGGAATAAATCAAGGTGGAACGTATGAAGATATAAGAATAGAACATGCTAAAGAAATTGTTAAAATGGATTTAGATGGATATGCTATTGGAGGGCTTGCTGTTGGAGAAAGTCATGAGGACATGTATAGAATAATAGATGCTGTTGCACCACATCTTCCAGAAGATAAGCCTATATACTTAATGGGAGTTGGAACACCAAGTAACATATTAGAGGCTATTGACAGAGGTGTTGATTTCTTTGATTGTGTACTTCCTGCAAGAAATGGTAGGCATGGAAATGTGTATACTAATGAAGGTAAGCTTAATATGATGAATGCAAAGCATGAATTAGATGAAAAACCAATAGAAGAAGGGTGTCAATGCCCAGCTTGTAAGCATTATACAAGAGCATATATAAGACATTTATTCAAAGCAAAAGAAATGCTAGCTATGAGATTATGTGTATTACATAACCTATATTTCTATAATAAATTAATGGAAGAAGTAAGAAATGCTATTGATGGCGGCTATTTTAAAGAATTTAAAAATAAGAAAATAGCAGTATGGGAAGATAGAAAATAGTAGTTTAATTGACAATATATCTAAATAAATGTAAACTATTTATCATGGAATAAATCATAAAAAATAAATGAAATTAAATTTTGTTTATAAATTTACGGAGGTAAAAAATGAATAATATGAGTGCAATACTTATAAATGTGCTACCATTTTTAGTTGTTTTTGTTATATTCTATTTCTTGCTTATTTTGCCAGAAAAGAAAAGAAAAAAGAAATATGGTAATATGATAAGTGAATTAAAAGTTAATGATGAAATTATGACAAGAGGTGGAATCATCGGTAAAATAGTAAACATCGATGATGAAAATGTAGTTATTGAAACAAGTGCAGCAAAAACTAAGATAAAACTTGCAAAAAGTGGGATTTCATACAAGACAAATAAATAAAATCAATCATAATGCCTCTTAATGCTTCATAAAATGAAGTATTGGGAGGTGTTGTTTTAAAATGGAAAATAACAATAATAATTATTTAAGATCTGTTTGTAAAGGCTCCGTTGGAGCGGTAATATTAAGTTTTATTGGTGTAGTTGTCTTATCTTTACTTATGAAGATAATAGAATTTACACCAAGTATATTTAGCATGCTGTATGTAGTTATATCGTTAATAAGCTTAGCTATTGGTTCTATAATAGGGGCTAAGGCTAATAAGTCTAAAGGGTGGTTAGTAGGACTTGGAATAGGCATAATATACTATATAGCTTTATTTATAATTTCAAGTTACATAAGCGGAGCAATAACCTTTAAAATTTTTGATTTAGCTAAATTTGCAATTTCTATGGGAGTTGGATTTTTAGCAGGTATGCTAGGTATAAATTTATAAAAATCTTTATTAAGAATTTTTAATGTGATATAATCATTTTGGTTGGAAATATATTCAACAATCAATTTAAGAGAAAAGTATAGGTTTTGGTTTAATATTGAGGATAACTATATCTTTAATTTACTATCCAAGACTTATATTTAAAATAGTAGTTTTACATAATAAAAAACTAAGTAAAGTTTAATTTATGAAACTAAATTATCATATAAACTATAATAGCTGTTTATTTAGCAGAGGGGGATTAAAGATGAAGAAAAAAGGAAAAAGTTCAGCATTATTCACAGTAATAGTTCTTGTAACACTTTTTTTAGCTTTTTCAGGATTTAAAGGATTTGTAGTAGGCGGATGGGAAGTTAAATCTTTTAATGATGTTATAAAAAAAGGTCTTGATTTACAAGGTGGAGTTTCTGTATTAATGGAAATTCAAGAAGATAAAGTTACACAGGATCAATTAGAAAGTACAAAAGAACACATCTCTTTAAGAGTTAATAAGATGGGTGTAGCTGAAACTATTGTAACAACAGAAGGAGAAAGAAGAATAAGGGTAGATATTCCAGGTGCCTTTGATTCTCAAGAAATTGTAGATAGTTTAAGCAAATCAGGAAACTTAGTTTTTAAAAGCCCAGAAGGAGAAGAAATTCTTACTGGTAAAGATGTTAAAAAAGCATCAGCAGTTCTTAATCAACAAGATGGAAATCCAGTTGTATCATTAGAACTAAATGACGATGGTCAAAAAGCGTTTGCTGAAGCAACAGGAAAATATGTAGGACAAAAAATTTCAGTTTATATGGATGATGAACTTTTAACTAGTCCTACAGTACAAACTCAAATTACAGATGGAAGTGCAATAATAACAGGAAGCACTAGCTTAGAAGATGCTAAGAAATTAGCTGGAATAATAAATTCAGGAGCACTGCCTGTTACTGTTAAAGCAGTTTCAGTACAAAATGTTGGAGCACAACTAGGAGCTACAGCGCTTCCAAATGCTTTAAAAGCAGGAGCAATAGGAATAGGGTTAGTATTCTTATTTATGATTTTATATTATAGAGTTCCAGGAATATTAGCTAGTATAGCTTTAACATTATATATAACTATTACATTATTGATATTCTCTGAAATCGGAGTAACTTTGACGCTTCCAGGAATAGCAGCATTACTTCTTACAATAGGTATGGCAGTTGATGCAAATGTGCTTATTTTTGAAAGAATAAAAGAAGAACTAAAAAGAGGTATCTCAATAAAGACATCAGTTAAAAAAGGATTTGAAAATGCTCTTTCTTCAATAGTAGATTCAAATGTAACAACAATTTTAGCAGGATTAATTTTATATTTCCTAGGATCGGGAACTGTTAAAGGTTTTGCAGTTACTTTAATGATAGGTATATTTGTAAGTTTATTCACATCATTAGTTGTAACAAAATTACTTGTTAATTTATCAGTGGATATAGGATTGTTAAAGAAATTATCTCATTTTGGAGTTAAGAGAGAAGAGGAAGATATAAAAACAGGAGAGAGACAATATTTTAAGATAATAGAAAAGTCAAAGATCTGGCTTTCAATTTCTCTAATTGTAATTTTACTTGGATGTGGATTCTTATTTACTAAAGGATTAAACTTTGGAATAGATTTTAAGGGTGGTACTCAATTAACTATCCAGTTAAAAGATGGTGTAGATAAGCAAGATGTAGATAATATAATAAAAACTTACGCATCAGATGCTGTTACAAACACAATAAATAATAATCAATATGAAGTAAAATCAGGAGATTTAAATAGTGAGAATGTATCATCTATAATGACTGAATTAAAAGAAAAGTATGATTTAGATGATAATGCATTACTAGCTCAAGATGAAATAGGAGCTTCCATAGGTAAGGAATTAACACAAAATTCTTTAATTGCATTATTTGTAGCATGTATAGTTATGCTTGGATATATAGGAGTAAGATTCGAATTAAAATTTGGTATTGCAGCTTTAGTGGCAACATTACATGATGTATTAATAACAGTAAGTGTATATGCTATATTTGGAATATCAGTAAATACTCCTTTTATTGCAGCCATTCTTACAATAATAGGTTATTCTATGAATGATACCATAGTAATCTTTGATAGAATAAGAGAAAATTCTAAGAGTATGAGAAGAGCAAATCCAATAGAAATAGCTGATATAAGTTTAACAGAAACTATGACAAGATCAATAAATACAACTATGACAACGCTATTTACAATAGTTGCTGTAAATATATTTGTGCCAACAGTTAGGGAATTTACTGTTCCACTTATTATAGGAATAGTTGCTGGTGCATATTCTTCAATATTTGTAGCTTCTCCAGTATGGGTT encodes:
- a CDS encoding glycerol dehydrogenase, with translation MANIIISPGKYVQGNGELENIATHTRNLGDNFFVIISTSGMKRVSNTIKNSFSNNDENLTFEIFNGECSETEIMRLQKSFKENNCNVVIGVGGGKILDTAKAVAYYEDAPVVIAPTIASTDAPCSALSVIYTDNGIFDKYLILKKNPDIVLLDTKIIVNAPSRLLISGMGDALATYFEARACRRANSLNLAGGHITLAAETLAHACYKTLLSEGYKAKLAVNNNVVTKAVENIVEATTLLSCLGFESGGLAAAHAIYNGFTILKECHDLYHGEKVAFGTITQLVLENAPIEEIREVITFCRLIGLPTNLSEMGIKNIDKDDIMRVAEACCAEGETIHNMPFDITAYDVYAAILTANKLGKS
- a CDS encoding methyl-accepting chemotaxis protein, translated to MIILNSNNIKVNTIQKKLLVNITLMILIPIIILGIMTTMLTIKSNNKNFEFNSNTLANIGDSIIADEINYHKDILNSLSHLNSYSSIDDEYDVLRKQFRLLTQSDENILNIYFANTDGKIVQLLDNEIPADFDPRETEWYKKSEENKYEFYIQNPYMDIITNKNVITISRAIVNDDFRGVISIDIDLSSLSEELSNIKYGQTGNTVVVDLTGKIVSSINPSEIGTDEATKYSTWDYICNNDSGQTMIQDNNKKYKAYFMTSEETGWKIIVRIPNNEFRENERFFVVLICVAIVILTIISSLFCLNISKKIGGNIKKIRDGLDKAANGDFREEISVDSNDEFLVLAQSFNYMKNNVYELIKDVDNSSNNVNNTSINLANMSEEVSASMLQVSETISEISRGTMESSSSLEDVSGKVENLSKQIDKISTITNNVNEMAMTTDNLSKQGIATVETIIQKSYETKISTEEVKNVVIEVSNSVIKIGAMNETISQITEQTNLLALNAAIEAARAGESGRGFAVVAEEIRKLAEQTSGSAKQIDEIIKDIKDKSILAAKTVSKTSDTVQGQEEAVQASQGIFTDILSAVENLSDSVKEIYDGVGYINTMKNGVVDQVQNLSAILEETAAGSEEVAASAQEVTRATDEFVENSNNLRELSNNLKDNLEKFKL
- a CDS encoding radical SAM/SPASM domain-containing protein, which codes for MRKFKRVYIEITNICNLECNFCPKTSRKLKFMDEESFEHVLKSVKPYSDYVYFHLMGEPFLNSNLEKFLDLSNKYKIKANITTNGTLINDVKDILIKSPALRQVNISLHSFEANNKEIKFEEYIENIISFCEEATEKSNIICSLRLWNLDTRYKASNDMNIDIYSILEERFNLDYNLKDILREKNSAKLSKNVYLSMGEKFKWPSINSEELGERAFCYGLRDQIGILVDGTVVPCCLDSEGNIPLGNIFESDLEEILNSKRAKDMYDGFSRRVAVEELCKKCGFINRVR
- the ruvA gene encoding Holliday junction branch migration protein RuvA, with protein sequence MYEYIKGEYMGINKDYIIIENNGIGYKIFTSGATMSSMPCCGEKIKLYIEQIVREDFIGLYGFESLEELEMFKMLLSINGVGAKAALSLLSISRLNNLKYAIITGDEKHLCRGVGIGKKTAARIILELKDKLKTDELLNCIDEFDDVTQDNSLAISEALSALISLGYTEKEAEKVLRDVDKSESVENIIKSALVKLMG
- the ruvB gene encoding Holliday junction branch migration DNA helicase RuvB, with protein sequence MERIVTPAEMFEDGNSELSLRPQKINEYIGQDKVKERLNIFIKAARNRKEALDHVLLYGPPGLGKTTLANIIAKEMTGDLKITSGPAIERAGDLAAILTTLKDYDVLFIDEIHRLNRSVEEILYPAMEDYALDIVIGKGAAAKSIRLDLPKFTLIGATTRIGMLTSPLRDRFGVLCAMEYYDETQLKEIVIRSAAVFGCKITEEGALEIASRSRGTPRIANRLLKRVRDYSEVKSNKVISLKEARDALELLEVDNQGFDKVDNKILEAIIDNFNGGPVGIETLSYFIGEELGTIEDVYEPYLLQKGFIVRTPRGRIASDKAYKHLGRVNNKNNNSNKGQTSFFNS
- the queA gene encoding tRNA preQ1(34) S-adenosylmethionine ribosyltransferase-isomerase QueA, whose amino-acid sequence is MNVKDFDFYLPEELIAQHPLEKRDTSRLMVLDKETGEISHKNFYDIIDYLNEGDTLVLNNTRVMPARLIGEKEGTSGKIEFLLLKRVEKDRWECLAKPGKSARVGRRFTFGDGKLKAEVVEVKDNGNRIVEFYYEGIFEEVLDSLGEMPLPPYIHERLEDRERYQTVYSKENGSAAAPTAGLHFTEELLHKIKDRGINIAYVTLHVGLGTFRPVKVDTIEDHEMHSEYYHLSKEDAEVINATKKRGNKVISVGTTSTRTLETIADEDGNVKETNGWTNIFIYPGYKFKVVDRLITNFHLPESTLIMLVSTLAGKEHVMNAYEEAVKEKYRFFSFGDAMFIK
- the tgt gene encoding tRNA guanosine(34) transglycosylase Tgt; the protein is MSKRYTLLKKDGKARRGEFVTPHGTIQTPVFMNVGTLAAIKGAVSSMDLKEIGCQVELSNTYHLHLRPTDKVVSKLGGLHKFMNWDRPILTDSGGFQVFSLSAMRKIKEEGVYFNSHIDGRKIFMGPEESMQIQSNLASTIAMAFDECIPNPSTREYVERSVARTTRWLERCKNEMDRLNTLPDTINKEQMLFGINQGGTYEDIRIEHAKEIVKMDLDGYAIGGLAVGESHEDMYRIIDAVAPHLPEDKPIYLMGVGTPSNILEAIDRGVDFFDCVLPARNGRHGNVYTNEGKLNMMNAKHELDEKPIEEGCQCPACKHYTRAYIRHLFKAKEMLAMRLCVLHNLYFYNKLMEEVRNAIDGGYFKEFKNKKIAVWEDRK
- the yajC gene encoding preprotein translocase subunit YajC, which codes for MNNMSAILINVLPFLVVFVIFYFLLILPEKKRKKKYGNMISELKVNDEIMTRGGIIGKIVNIDDENVVIETSAAKTKIKLAKSGISYKTNK
- a CDS encoding TIGR04086 family membrane protein; translation: MENNNNNYLRSVCKGSVGAVILSFIGVVVLSLLMKIIEFTPSIFSMLYVVISLISLAIGSIIGAKANKSKGWLVGLGIGIIYYIALFIISSYISGAITFKIFDLAKFAISMGVGFLAGMLGINL